One Malassezia restricta chromosome III, complete sequence DNA segment encodes these proteins:
- a CDS encoding inositol polyphosphate 5-phosphatase encodes MERRSGLRVQLATYNAGQMFDGSGVPDLQEWLVPTVSESRRSGYATTDAAAATTAMSLGPREAPDIYAVAIQECAPLHKALAGMHTQAVDQIDVAIRRTVRLHQSVVRDDRMYDPLELGGGPENYAKMAEICHGGLILFVYARERPPQRTQGRELSAAHRIKEVRTSFVGTGIGMVMGNKGAVGARVVLSSAVPGGCDEVCTFVCAHLAAHDHNVQRRHAEWRAVCERLVFDPMSVQVLPPLQEPVSQEKPATVDAVDPHAYSLYDTHHLFVLGDLNYRLATGVEGVSPAGRHTAPGTFPPITRGDVLQVARTFESQRWTSLAPYDQLVRERFAPTPRTMHHLHVPDMSVYHIPPTYKYKARGEMEQLSTKRLPGWPDRLLWGSSDASAGNQAIQCELYRSIMRYTYSDHKPVTAIVQLPPHIHPLSDHMQTPFPLRPQWRTWRSVGLLADRVVGLVWSGLLFFGHGYLVLAVVELALLGVVGWYYVHGQLVWRL; translated from the coding sequence ATGGAGCGTCGGTCGGGACTGCGGGTCCAGCTGGCGACGTACAATGCCGGCCAGATGTTCGACGGATCGGGCGTGCCGGATTTGCAGGAGTGGCTGGTCCCCACGGTGAGCGAGAGCCGACGCAGTGGGTACGCGACGACCGATGCGGCAgcggccacgacggccatgtcgctggGCccgcgcgaggcgccggaTATCTATGCGGTCGCGATCCAAGAgtgtgcgccgctgcacaaGGCACTCGCTGGCATGCATACACAGGCCGTGGACCAAATCGATGTGGCCATACGCCGAACtgtgcgcctgcatcagTCGGTCGTGCGAGACGATCGCATGTACGATCCATTGGAGCTTGGAGGAGGCCCCGAGAACTATGCGAAGATGGCCGAGATCTGCCATGGGGGCCTGATTCTTTTCGTCTATGCCCGCGAGCGCCCCccgcagcgcacgcaggGCCGCGAGCTGAGTGCCGCGCACCGGATCAAAGAGGTGCGCACATCGTTCGTCGGTACCGGCATCGGCATGGTGATGGGCAACAAGGGCGCTGTGggcgcacgcgtcgtgctctCCTCAGCTGTGCCGGGTGGCTGCGACGAGGTGTGCACGTTTGTCTGCGCGCACCTTGCCGCACACGACCACAAcgtccagcgccggcaTGCCGAGTGGCGCGCGGTGtgcgagcgcctcgtgtTCGACCCTATGAGCGTCCAAGTGCTGCCGCCTCTGCAGGAGCCCGTGTCCCAGGAAAAGCCAGCGACGGTCGACGCGGTGGACCCTCATGCATACTCGCTCTACGACACGCACCACCTGTTCGTGCTCGGCGACCTGAACTACCGCCTGGCTACGGGCGTCGAAGGCGTATCGCCAGCGGGCCGCCACACGGCCCCTGGCACATTCCCTCCCATCACGCGcggcgatgtgctgcaggTGGCACGAACGTTCGAGTCCCAGCGATGGACCTCGCTGGCTCCGTACGACCAACTGGTGCGGGAGCGCTTCGCGCCTACGCCGCGAACGATGCACCATTTGCACGTGCCAGATATGAGCGTGTACCATATTCCCCCGACGTACAAGTACAAGGCGCGAGGCGAGATGGAGCAGCTCAGCACCAAGCGCCTGCCCGGCTGGCCCGACCGGCTCCTGTGGGGCTCGAGTGATGCGTCAGCAGGAAACCAGGCGATCCAATGTGAGCTGTACCGCAGTATCATGCGGTACACGTACTCGGACCACAAGCCCGTCACAGCCATTGTCCAACTCCCGCCGCACATTCACCCGCTCTCGGATCACATGCAGACGCCATTCCCTCTGCGTCCCCAATGGCGGACGTGGCGGTCCGTGGGCCTCCTTGCGGACCGTGTCGTGGGCCTCGTGTGGTCAGGCCTGCTGTTCTTCGGACACGGCTACTTGGTTCTGGCCGTCGTggagctcgcgctgcttggcGTCGTAGGCTGGTATTATGTGCATGGCCAGCTGGTGTGGCGCCTCTAG
- a CDS encoding mitochondrial fission process protein 1: MDDIVDLVQEHHEQSAHVDESLGRYTAYTVRLKTLVSSVSRYIAYSSDVGEAFRPLARPFVVTAAYGISWAYIFTDVGYTCWQAAQDREHDSPLAADLAWIAARRGTFQTLASIVLPAFTIHSVVKHSAHLFSKFKSPRMRIAGPTAAGLLTVPLLPFLFDHPVETVVERLFDAVEYRIAALRGDPLAKEMLDKGSLLRGYYVPTADNPKELGVSPTLAAQLAILGVGVDLVHMPRMLQLVSRHAQRLQRMPHKPLGSLATLRPLNEKKEQHAWLETSAQHFARRTLAKAEMDAFLGMHCHTHDERMRFLATRWAVKEAVYKAVYPHLHLYATDISYTHTFQKPLVALARQRAFRNAHGSCATSVAEALQLHASVSHDADYVVASIVAETMHPPSCE; encoded by the exons ATGGACGATATTGTGGACCTGGTCCAAGAACACCATGAACAGAGCGCACACGTAGACGAAAGTCTGGGGCGGTACACGGCGTACACGGTCCGGCTGAAAACACTCGTGTCGTCCGTGTCGCGGTATATCGCGTATTCGTCTGACGTGGGTGAAGCCTTTCGACCCCTGGCGCGTCCCTTTGTCGTCACGGCCGCCTATGGTATCAGCTGGGCCTACATCTTCACCGACGTGGGATACACGTGCTGGCAAGCAGCACAGGATAGAGAGCACGACTCACCGCTCGCCGCTGACCTTGCCTGGAttgctgcgcgccgcggcacGTTTCAGACACTGGCATCCATCGTGCTCCCTGCCTTCACGATCCACAGCGTCGTGAAGCACTCCGCTCACCTGTTTTCCAAGTTCAAGTCgccacgcatgcgcatcgctgGCCCAACGGCTGCAGGCCTACTGACCGTGCCCCTGCTACCCTTCCTCTTTGACCATCCTGTCGAGACAGTGGTCGAGCGCCTATTCGACGCTGTCGAATATCGCATTGCTGCTCTTCGCGGTGATCCGCTCGCCAAAGAAATGCTGGATAAGGGCAGTCTGCTCCGCGGCTACTATGTGCCCACGGCCGACAACCCCAAAGAGCTCGGCGTGTCGCCTACGCTggccgcgcagctcgccatACTTGGCGTCGGTGTCGACCTTGTGcacatgccgcgcatgctTCAGCTCGTATCGCGACACGCCCAACGACTCCAACGTATGCCGCACAAGCCCTTGGGCTCCCTGGCTACGCTCCGGCCGTTGAATGAAAAAAAAGAGCAGCACGCCTGGCTCGAAACGTCTGCTCAGCACTTTGCTCGTCGCACCCTCGCCAAGGCCGAGATGGATGCCTTTCTAGGCATGCACTGTCATACCCACGATGAGCGAATGCGCTTCCTTGCGACTAG GTGGGCTGTCAAGGAAGCCGTGTACAAAGCCGTGTACCCACACCTGCATCTCTATGCCACCGACATCTCCTACACGCATACCTTCCAAAAACCTCTGGTGGCCTTGGCTCGTCAGCGAGCGTTTCGTAACGCCCATGGAtcgtgcgccacatccGTCGCGGAAGCACTGCAACTGCATGCGAGCGTATCACACGACGCCGACTATGTAGTCGCATCTATCGTGGCAGAGACCATGCATCCTCCATCCTGTGAATAG
- a CDS encoding thioredoxin: MGVQQIKSYDEFKQVTGTDKIIVIDFWATWCGPCKMIGPIFEKIAETPAGEKLGFYKVDVDEQSQIASEVGIRAMPTFAFFKNGEKIETVVGADPSKLQAAISKFAGV, from the coding sequence ATGGGTGTGCAACAGATCAAGTCGTACGATGAATTCAAGCAGGTGACCGGCACCGACAAGATTATTGTCATTGACTTTTGGGCAACGTGGTGCGGTCCATGCAAGATGATTGGCCCGATCTTTGAAAAGATCGCCGAGACCCCGGCTGGTGAGAAGCTCGGCTTCTATAaggtcgacgtcgacgagcaGAGCCAGATTGCCAGCGAGGTTGGTATCCGTGCGATGCCGACCTTTGCGTTCTTCAAGAATGGCGAGAAGATTGAGACGGTGGTGGGTGCCGACCCCTCGAAGCTCCAGGCCGCCATCAGCAAGTTCGCCGGCGTCTAA
- a CDS encoding monooxygenase, whose translation MSLYVTPTSLPHGAQLLQDPVNLNGMPTEYHDIVCIGAGFSGISMACKLKRRYHKMPDMVVLERLGGPSGTWEANQYPGCACDVPSPLYSLSFRQKSDWSGFFPRQPELRAYIHQVMAEYGIEKLFRYYTVGLEARYDADTHLWHVVTATFDPQNPQVATQYTHYVCKLFIQAVGGLSEPNHCDIPGHEDFQGPIFHSACWDHSVDLKNKHVIVVGNGCSATQFVPEVAKEAKHVTQFVRSKHWYGPSPDFEFAKKDWYRWLLTKFPILLWSQRFLIWLVLESHFSMATNTWYGKLMRRMYEKECRAHVQKLAPPKYHDQLIPRSNELIAACRRRVLDNTYLPSLWRENLDLETSELVRIEQNAVVTKDGRRIPADVIVMGNGFSTKAAGSPLKVRGKTMSIQEHHDKFGFGSPVSYRTAYLTDFPNMCTLVGPNSGTGHMSVLFTSERVQEMLLSVGKDVLESPRPHDDAIAHVPGAPMKEVPGPEIPTFEVKAEALVNERNWIDAKMENLVFVQCDSWYRDSKTGRVTGVYPDWQWKFMLRCWFPVWSDFVFTGSTSGATHPASSLWQKIGGCLGLGTIPRVASPAAYVTAFAAEK comes from the coding sequence ATGAGCCTATACGTGACGCCAACGTCGCTCCCCCATGGCGCGCAATTACTGCAGGACCCTGTCAATCTAAATGGAATGCCCACAGAGTATCATGACATTGTATGTATTGGAGCTGGATTCAGTGGCATAAGCATGGCATGCAAACTCAAGCGGCGCTATCACAAGATGCCCGATATGGTCGTCCTGGAGCGTCTTGGTGGGCCGTCTGGCACATGGGAAGCGAATCAGTATCCGGGATGTGCGTGTGATGTTCCTTCGCCCCTGTACAGCTTGAGCTTCCGTCAGAAGAGTGACTGGAGTGGGTTTTTCCCACGCCAGCCCGAGCTTCGCGCGTATATTCACCAAGTCATGGCAGAATACGGCATCGAAAAGCTATTTCGTTATTACACCGTTGGTCTTGAAGCTAGATATGACGCTGACACGCATCTGTGGCACGTGGTGACGGCAACGTTTGACCCCCAAAACCCCCAGGTCGCCACCCAATACACACACTATGTATGCAAACTTTTTATTCAGGCTGTGGGGGGTCTTTCAGAGCCAAATCACTGCGACATTCCTGGACACGAAGATTTTCAAGGACCCATCTTTCACTCGGCCTGCTGGGACCACTCGGTGGACCTAAAGAACAAGCATGTCATTGTGGTGGGGAATGGCTGCTCGGCCACCCAATTTGTGCCTGAAGTCGCCAAAGAGGCCAAGCACGTAACGCAGTTTGTGCGCTCAAAGCACTGGTATGGTCCCTCGCCCGACTTTGAGTTTGCCAAAAAGGACTGGTATCGCTGGCTCTTGACCAAGTTCCCTATACTCTTATGGAGCCAGCGCTTCCTGATTTGGCTGGTTCTCGAGTCGCATTTCTCCATGGCCACGAATACTTGGTATGGCAAGCTTATGCGCCGTATGTATGAGAAGGAATGCCGGGCGCATGTGCAGAAATTGGCGCCCCCCAAGTATCACGATCAGCTTATTCCTCGTTCGAATGAGCTCATTGCCgcatgccgtcgtcgcgTGCTGGACAACACGTATCTTCCGTCTTTGTGGCGAGAAAATCTTGACCTAGAGACGAGTGAGCTCGTGCGTATCGAGCAAAACGCTGTGGTGACAAAGGATGGCCGTCGTATCCCGGCCGATGTCATTGTGATGGGCAATGGATTTTCTACCAAGGCGGCAGGCTCTCCCCTGAAAGTGCGCGGTAAAACTATGAGCATCCAAGAACACCATGACAAGTTTGGATTTGGATCTCCTGTGTCATACCGCACGGCCTACTTGACCGACTTTCCAAATATGTGCACGCTTGTCGGACCGAACTCGGGTACCGGGCATATGTCAGTCTTGTTCACCTCGGAGCGTGTTCAGGAGATGCTCTTGAGTGTGGGAAAGGACGTGCTAGAGTCACCCAGGCCTCATGACGACGCCATTGCGCATGTGCCAGGTGCGCCCATGAAAGAGGTGCCTGGCCCAGAGATCCCCACATTTGAGGTCAAAGCAGAGGCTTTGGTCAACGAACGCAACTGGATCGATGCCAAGATGGAGAATCTCGTGTTTGTTCAGTGCGATTCATGGTATCGTGACAGCAAGACGGGACGTGTGACTGGTGTGTACCCAGACTGGCAATGGAAATTCATGTTGCGTTGTTGGTTCCCTGTGTGGAGTGACTTTGTCTTTACGGGCTCAACGTCAGGCGCCACGCATCCAGCCTCTTCGCTGTGGCAAAAAATTGGTGGTTGCTTGGGTCTGGGTACGATTCCACGCGTCGCATCACCCGCTGCGTACGTGACCGCTTTCGCCGCGGAGAAGTGA
- a CDS encoding cellular morphogenesis protein, which translates to MSSPKVTLDDRRIRAKLHQAVKVAHSAAKKARQHELQRHVRRLKQCTEAERSDLEKELYYLKTLDIHALALRALSTKLVKAKILPKQAQGADEERFPLLPFALEAKVDPATTETLLSFEHKAHEHICNQVLSSKVLASELTACLASLIPLVTQQKAPKTPVTEPVKSDKEARQVEVAPPEDGYESDDGMGNQENVHMRGDMDTLVASGSDTEEDSDDEDTPRKRANTSEEDDEEDAFLPSLHTGFIPGDDWSDAEADYADTGGKGPAKSQRKNRRGQRERRAIWEKKYGRHANHLKLREKEPRKAREHRAPDRPTKRPKPMQASPPRQPRTQDPHPPSLSRVKPAPPPSNAPLHPSWIAKQRAKEAQHAAKPQGTKVVFD; encoded by the coding sequence ATGTCATCTCCCAAAGTGACTTTAGACGACAGGCGCATACGTGCCAAATTGCATCAAGCAGTCAAGGTAGCGCATTCTGCCGCAAAAAAAGCAAGGCAACATGAGCTGCAAAGACACGTGCGACGTCTTAAGCAGTGTACGGAAGCCGAACGATCAGACCTCGAGAAAGAATTGTACTACTTGAAAACACTTGATATTCATGCACTCGCCCTACGTGCATTGTCAACCAAGCTTGTAAAAGCAAAGATACTCCCAAAACAGGCTCAGGGAGCGGACGAAGAGCGCTTCCCCTTATTACCCTTTGCACTCGAGGCCAAAGTGGATCCGGCCACCACTGAAACCTTGCTGTCGTTCGAGCACAAGGCACATGAGCACATATGCAATCAGGTGCTTAGCTCGAAAGTGCTTGCTAGTGAGCTTACTGCGTGTCTTGCTTCCCTCATACCCCTCGTGACTCAGCAAAAGGCACCCAAGACACCTGTCACGGAACCTGTTAAGAGCGACAAGGAAGCAAGACAGGTAGAAGTTGCCCCTCCTGAAGATGGCTATGAGAGCGATGATGGCATGGGAAATCAAGAAAATGTGCACATGCGGGGCGACATGGATACACTGGTCGCATCCGGCAGCGATACAGAAGAAGATTCGGACGATGAAGATACCCCGCGAAAGCGTGCCAACACATCagaggaagacgacgaggaggacgcTTTCTTGCCTAGCCTACACACAGGCTTCATCCCAGGCGATGACTGGAGTGACGCTGAAGCAGACTATGCAGATACAGGAGGCAAAGGTCCGGCGAAGTCACAGCGCAAAAATCGCCGCGGCCAACGCGAACGCCGTGCTATTTGGGAGAAAAAGTATGGACGGCATGCCAATCACCTCAAGCTTCGTGAAAAAGAACCTCGCAAAGCACGCGAACATCGCGCGCCGGACCGACCTACGAAGCGCCCCAAGCCCATGCAAGCTTCGCCACCTAGGCAACCTCGAACCCAGGACCCTCATCCTCCGTCATTATCACGCGTAAAGCCAGCACCACCTCCTAGCAATGCGCCCCTACACCCCAGCTGGATTGCCAAGCAGCGAGCCAAAGAGGCACAGCATGCGGCGAAACCCCAGGGCACCAAGGTAGTTTTCGATTAG
- a CDS encoding Pescadillo, translated as MAKIKKRGEAGAAKNYITRNQALKKLQITLAEFRRLCILKGIFPRQPRHIKRANKGSTAPTTFYYTKDIAYLQHEPVLQAFREHKAFAKKVNRAIARREWFAAKNLHDNRPQYRLDHIIKERYPTFVDSLRDLDDALSTLFLFANIPSQKTIAPEITTYCARLCTEWQLYVMRTHCLRKVFLSIKGIYFQAVVHGQEITWLVPYMFTHTIPTDVDFRVMMTFLELYQTLMGFVLYKLYTDENLVYPPKLDESLDDQGAGFGSLMLMAADADMLSGKNNLQSMESTAAAEAEKNAATKNDGKKLSTRDVKRQIARLSHTQENQNEDDVPALDTNVDDEDEEDVNDAFVPQSSKEDADQLTTLQDLQKQAGEDPLPMLFSRYVFYISREVPRTVFEFILRSFGALPNNIGWDAVAGAGSQVSEDDERVTHHILDRPVEGLSLEHPGRRVYVQPQWIVDCVNARKVLPTDPYRPGQTLPPHLSPFVDDREVARQGGYVPEEAKKQLGLEQDEEAEEDEDDEDEEAAEEEEQPQETASRPALDALLADPTGAGLLEAAELEAEAAGGEDALLALRDQHAKALKTYKKQQSKRAPQLSEEAEARDMAKTLLSNKQRKLYTRVGQASGKKQEEKLRLEAKKRALSKSKKKPSST; from the coding sequence ATGGCCAAGATCAAAAAGAGAGGAGAGGCGGGTGCGGCCAAAAACTACATCACCCGTAACCAGGCGTTGAAGAAGTTGCAGATCACTTTGGCTGAGTTCCGTCGACTATGCATTCTCAAAGGTATTTTTCCTCGTCAGCCACGGCATATCAAGCGAGCCAACAAGGGCTCGACAGCGCCTACCACATTTTACTACACCAAGGATATCGCCTACCTGCAGCATGAGCCAGTGCTCCAGGCGTTCCGTGAGCACAAGGCATTTGCAAAGAAAGTGAACCGTGCTATTGCTCGTCGCGAATGGTTTGCCGCCAAGAACCTTCATGACAACCGTCCCCAGTACCGTCTTGACCATATCATCAAGGAGCGGTATCCGACATTCGTCGACTCGTTGCGTGATTTGGATGACGCACTGTCGACTTTGTTCCTCTTTGCCAACATCCCATCGCAAAAGACTATTGCCCCTGAAATCACAACATACTGTGCGCGTCTCTGCACAGAATGGCAACTGTATGTGATGCGAACGCATTGCTTGCGAAAGGTATTCTTGAGTATCAAAGGTATATATTTCCAGGCTGTGGTACATGGCCAGGAGATTACATGGCTTGTGCCGTACATGTTTACCCACACCATCCCAACAGACGTCGATTTTCGCGTGATGATGACATTCTTGGAGCTGTACCAGACACTAATGGGCTTTGTCTTGTACAAACTTTACACGGATGAAAATCTCGTGTATCCGCCTAAACTAGATGAGAGTCTGGATGACCAGGGTGCTGGCTTTGGCTCGCTTATGCTTATGGCAGCCGATGCTGATATGCTCTCTGGCAAAAACAACCTGCAAAGTATGGAATCCACGGCGGCTGCTGAAGCTGAGAAGAATGCAGCTACGAAGAACGACGGCAAAAAGCTGTCAACACGCGACGTCAAGCGTCAAATTGCGCGTCTGTCGCACACACAGGAAAACCAAAACGAagacgacgtgccggcACTGGACACGAatgtcgacgacgaggacgaagaggatgtCAATGACGCCTTCGTTCCTCAATCATCCAAAGAGGATGCTGATCAACTTACTACGCTGCAGGATCTTCAAAAGCAGGCTGGTGAGGATCCTCTGCCGATGCTCTTCAGTCGGTATGTGTTCTACATTTCCCGTGAAGTGCCACGAACTGTGTTTGAATTCATACTTCGTTCCTTTGGTGCCTTGCCGAACAACATTGGATGGGACGCTGTGGCTGGTGCAGGCAGCCAGGTGAGcgaagacgacgagcgTGTGACACATCATATCCTCGACCGACCGGTGGAAGGCCTGTCACTGGAGCACCCTGGCAGGCGAGTCTACGTTCAGCCCCAGTGGATTGTCGACTGTGTGAATGCGCGTAAAGTCTTGCCGACCGATCCGTATCGACCTGGCCAGACACTACCGCCGCACCTGAGTCCCTTTGTGGATGATCGCGAGGTGGCTCGCCAGGGTGGCTATGTGCCTGAAGAGGCGAAGAAGCAGCTTGGCTTGGAACAGGATGAAGAAGCAGAAGAGGATGAGGATGAtgaggacgaagaagcagcagaggaagaggagcaGCCTCAGGAGACCGCATCTCGTCCTGCCTTGGACGCTCTTCTCGCTGATCCTACAGGAGCTGGTCTATTAGAGGCGGCCGAGCTAGAGGCGGAAGCTGCGGGAGGGGAGGACGCCCTTCTTGCTTTGCGTGATCAGCATGCCAAGGCTCTTAAGACGTACAAGAAGCAGCAGTCGAAGCGTGCACCGCAACTTTCTgaggaggccgaggcgcgcgatatggccaagacgctgctATCTAacaagcagcgcaagcTGTACACACGTGTTGGACAGGCTTCTGGTAAGAAGCAGGAGGAAAAACTGCGTTTGGAGGCCAAGAAGCGTGCCCTGTCCAAATCGAAAAAGAAgccgtcgtcgacgtaG
- a CDS encoding small nuclear ribonucleoprotein: MSQGAGASASGAPVAPNETLYIQNLNESVAIPVMKQTLEALFTTYGPVLSIVAHKNLRMRGQAFVSFQDVATASKAKHEVNGFPLYGKSMRLSFARTKSDSVVAYLGKASGSAEKDLEEHKKARLAQKPITRRRNSTRQRLFERKKAHEQAVARGEAGLLPARRSTSARTKAHQLPDEYVPPNRILFLQQMPDTVTHAQLMGIFGHLANLYQVRTIPGRTDIAFVEFHDIPSSVAARDATNGYVFPTGEHLKVSFARA; this comes from the exons ATGTCACAAGGTGcgggcgcgtcggcgagcggTGCCCCTGTCGCGCCGAATGAGACGTTGTATATTCAAAACCTGAATGAGAGCGTCGCCATACCAG TCATGAAACAGACGCTCGAAGCTCTTTTCACGACCTATGGCCCCGTCTTGTCGATTGTGGCGCATAAGAATCTGCGGATGCGTGGCCAGGCGTTTGTAAGCTTTCAGGACGTGGCCACAGCCTCAAAAGCGAAGCACGAGGTCAATGGCTTTCCTCTGTATGGTAAGAGTATG CGCTTGTCGTTTGCACGAACCAAATCGGACAGCGTCGTGGCATACCTTGGGAAGGCATCCGGGTCAGCTGAAAAGGATTTAGAAGAGCACAAGAAAGCACGCTTAGCGCAAAAGCCCATAACACGTCGACGAAACAGTACACGACAGCGTCTATTTGAACGGAAAAAGGCACATGAACAAGCTGTGGCACGAGGCGAGGCGGGCTTACTACCTGCCCGCAGATCTACTTCAGCGCGCACCAAGGCGCATCAGCTGCCAGACGAGTATGTGCCACCGAACCGCATTCTCTTTCTGCAGCAAATGCCCGATACCGTcacgcatgcgcagctCATGGGCATCTTTGGGCACCTCGCGAATCTATACCAAGTGCGCACGATCCCAGGTCGGACGGACATTGCGTTTGTCGAGTTTCATGATATCCCATCGAGCGTGGCTGCCCGCGACGCTACGAATGGCTACGTCTTTCCGACCGGCGAGCATCTCAAGGTCTCGTTTGCGCGTGCGTAG
- a CDS encoding fumarate hydratase, class II translates to MQNMLAARTVVAVPRGTMLRMPARMVGSVRMPVRALSMSHAVARSDKFRAERDTFGDLQVPADKYWGAQTQRSSMNFKIGGKMERMPEPIISAFGVLKKAAATVNKEFGLDPKIADAICAAADEVISGKLHEHFPLVVFQTGSGTQSNMNVNEVISNRAIEMLGGELGSKKPVHPNDHVNRSQSSNDTFPTAMHIASVLEITKELLPALRHLHQALQAKQNEFADIIKIGRTHLQDATPLTLGQEFSGYVQQVANSIERVENVLPRLRMLAQGGTAVGTGLNTFKGFDVKVASEISRITGEEFVTAPNKFEALASHDAMVEASGAMNTVAVSFMKIANDIRYLGSGPRCGLGELSLPENEPGSSIMPGKVNPTQCEALTMVAAQVMGNNVAVSVGGSYGQFELNVFKPVIAKNLLSSIRLLADGANSFTDHCVVGIQANKKRIDQLLNESLMLATALNARLGYDNVAKAAKKAHHEGLTLKESTVGLGLLTPEEFDAQVRPELMIGPNDPPK, encoded by the coding sequence ATGCAGAACATGTTGGCTGCTCGTACTGTCGTTGCTGTGCCTAGGGGCACGATGCTTCGTATGCCTGCGCGCATGGTGGGCTCCGTGCGCATgcctgtgcgtgcgctgtcCATGAGCCACGCCGTGGCTCGCAGCGACAAGTTCCGCGCTGAGCGCGACACGTTTGGCGATCTGCAGGTGCCGGCTGACAAGTACTGGGGtgcgcagacgcagcgctCGTCGATGAACTTTAAGATTGGTGGCAagatggagcgcatgccTGAGCCGATTATTTCGGCGTTTGGTGTGCTCAAGAAGGCCGCTGCGACGGTGAACAAGGAGTTTGGTCTGGACCCGAAGATCGCGGACGCGATCTGTGCTGCTGCGGATGAGGTGATTTCGGGCAAGCTGCACGAGCACTTCCCGCTTGTCGTGTTCCAGACGGGCTCGGGCACGCAGTCGAATATGAATGTGAACGAGGTCATCTCGAACCGTGCGATCGAGATGCTGGGTGGCGAGCTGGGCTCGAAGAAGCCGGTGCACCCGAACGACCACGTGAACCGCAGTCAGAGCAGCAATGACACGTTCCccacggccatgcacaTTGCGTCGGTGCTGGAGATCACGAAGGAGCTGCTGCCAGCTCTGCGCCATCTGCACCAGGCGCTGCAAGCCAAGCAGAACGAGTTTGCGGACATTATCAAGATCGGCCGTACGCATCTGCAGGATGCGACGCCGCTGACGCTGGGCCAGGAATTCAGTGGCTATGTTCAGCAAGTGGCCAACTCGATTGAGCGTGTGGAGAATGTGCTTCCCCGCCTGCGTATGCTGGCTCAGGGCGGCACGGCTGTGGGTACGGGACTCAACACGTTCAAGGGTTTTGATGTGAAGGTGGCGTCGGAGATTTCGAGGATCACTGGCGAAGAGTTTGTCACGGCGCCGAACAAGTTTGAGGCGCTGGCCTCGCATGATGCTATGGTCGAGGCGTCGGGTGCTATGAACACGGTGGCGGTGTCGTTTATGAAGATCGCGAACGACATTCGCTACCTTGGCTCGGGTCCTCGCTGCGGTCTGGGTGAGCTGTCTCTGCCGGAGAACGAGCCTGGCTCGTCGATCATGCCGGGTAAGGTGAACCCCACGCAGTGCGAGGCGCTTACGATGGTCGCAGCGCAGGTCATGGGCAACAATGTCGCCGTGTCGGTCGGTGGCTCGTACGGTCAGTTCGAGCTCAATGTGTTCAAGCCGGTGATTGCCAAGAACCTGCTGTCGAGCATTCGCCTGCTGGCGGATGGTGCGAACTCGTTCACGGACCACTGTGTGGTGGGTATCCAGGCCAACAAGAAGCGCATTGACCAGCTCCTCAACGAATCGCTTATGCTTGCGACGGCCCTCAATGCCCGTCTTGGTTACGACAATGTCGCCAAGGCGGCGAAGAAGGCACACCATGAGGGTCTGACGCTCAAGGAGTCGACCGTGGGTCTGGGTCTCCTGACGCCGGAGGAGTTTGACGCGCAGGTGCGCCCTGAGCTCATGATTGGCCCGAACGACCCGCCCAAGTAG